From Rhodothermales bacterium, the proteins below share one genomic window:
- a CDS encoding gluconate 2-dehydrogenase subunit 3 family protein, translating to MQRREALKKTALLGGSAALSTSLLGLLQSCQQQPRLGWQPTFLSEDHARLVSSLVDTLLPATDTPGGLDVKVDMFIDLVMGKMYDAAGQQQAVADMDAFNARSAS from the coding sequence ATGCAACGACGAGAAGCACTCAAAAAAACGGCCCTGCTGGGCGGCTCCGCCGCGCTGTCGACCTCGCTGCTCGGCCTCCTGCAGTCCTGCCAGCAGCAGCCCCGCCTCGGCTGGCAGCCGACCTTCCTGAGCGAGGATCACGCCCGGCTGGTTTCTTCGCTGGTGGATACCCTCCTGCCGGCCACCGACACGCCGGGCGGGCTGGATGTGAAGGTGGATATGTTCATCGACCTGGTGATGGGGAAGATGTACGACGCGGCCGGCCAGCAGCAGGCTGTGGCCGACATGGATGCGTTCAACGCGCGCAGCGCCTCCC